The region CAGATGCAGTGTTTGATCCCTTTGGCTATGTGTTAGATGGGGAGTTTTTTAGGCTTACAAATTCCAGGCTCACGCAACAAAGTGGAACTATCTCGTTTGATGTTGCGCTTGGGGAAACATTTGGCTTTGGCATATTTACAACTGACAATATCTTCGGACGAGGTAGTGCAACCATTTCTAGCTTTAATGCACCAGATGCTACACCCATTCCCGCTCCAGCCCTCTTACCAGGTTTGATCGGGCTGGGCTTAGGAGTCTTACGAAAGCGCAAAACGCTAGGAGAAAATCCATCCTTTGACTAATTAACTAATTTCTGAGTCACTAACTTCTGAGGTATTTAATTTAATTTGCCATGCTTTGTGTTTCCCCGCAGGCATGGCAATTTTTGTTTAGCCATTTGCAAAGAAGCCTTTGTTAGATTTCATCGCTGATAAAAATATTTGCGATCGCGCCTGCCAGGCAATGACTCCAGTCAAACGAATAAACCAGAACTGATGAGCAAAATAGTTTCCCAGTCAAAACAGTTTCCCAGCTAAAATTAATCTCCCATAAATATTTTTCGAAAGATTTTGATTCCTTACTCAGTTATGATGAAGATTTGAGCATCTGTTTTCAGTAAATCCTGGAACTGGATCAAAATAGTAGTCTGTCAGGATAGATTTAAGGGGTTACTCAAATCAAATTTACAAAAAACACTTCTCAGGTGTTTTAAGGGTTTTACCCCCTCAAAAAAGTCTTGACAGATCACTAGAAAATAAGCTGGGAAAAGTTTTAGTTGGTGGATAGGGGGTTAATCGTCCTTCCACACTAAACCTTCTCGCTTTGAGCTTGTATGGATAACCGCAGCTCTCTCGTGTAACACTATCGATTTGAGGAAGAATATTCATGACCGTTACTCCCGTTCGTCCTAGAGAACTACAGTATGAGGTAAAAGATCTCGCGCTTGCCCCTGTTGGTAAACAGCGAATTGAATGGGCTGGACGGGAAATGCCTGTCTTGCGTCAGATTCAGGATCGTTTTGCGCAGGAGAAACCACTAGCAGGAATTCGCTTAGTGGCTTGTTGCCATGTCACTACTGAAACGGCACACCTGGCGATCGCGCTCAAAAATGCAGGCGCTGATTCTATCCTGATCGCTAGTAATCCCCTTTCTACTCAAGACGATGTGGCTGCCAGTCTGGTTGTAGATTACGGAATCCCTGTTTTTGCTCAGAAAGGAGAAGATAATGAGACGTATCACCGTCACGTTGAAATTGCCTTAGACCATCACCCCAACATTATCATTGACGACGGTTGTGACGTAGTTGCCACTCTGGTTAAAGAGCGTCAAAGTCAACTGGCGGATCTGATTGGCACCACTGAAGAAACCACCACAGGCATTGTTCGTTTGCGGGCAATGTTCAAAGATGGAGTGCTAACTTTCCCAGCAATGAACGTCAACGATGCCGAAACAAAGCATTTCTTTGATAATCGTTACGGTACAGGTCAGTCCACCCTAGATGGCATCATCCGCGCTACTAATATTCTGCTGGCCGGTAAAACGGTGGTAGTTGCTGGTTATGGCTGGTGCGGGAAAGGAACGGCTCAGCGAGCACGGGGGATGGGTGCGAATGTAATCGTTACAGAAATCGATCCAGTGAAGGCGATCGAAGCTGTAATGGATGGTTTCCGAGTCATGCCAATGGCAGAGGCAGCTCCCTACGGAGACATTTTCATCACAGTAACAGGGAACAAACACGTTATTCGAGGCGAACACTTCGCTGTGATGAAAGATGGCGCAATCGTTTGCAACTCCGGTCACTTTGATATTGAAATCGACCTCAAGGCGTTAGGCGCTGAAGCAATCGAAGTCAAGAACGTTCGTAACTTTACCCAGCAATATAAACTCAAGAGTGGTAAATCTGTAATTGTTCTGGGCGAAGGTCGTTTGATTAACCTGGCAGCAGCTGAAGGTCATCCCAGTGCAGTGATGGATATGAGCTTTGCTAACCAGGCCTTAGCAGTAGAGTATCTAGTGAAGAATAAGGGGAATCTGGCAGCAGGAATCCACTCCATCCCAGCTGAAGTTGATGGAGAAATTGCTCGCTTGAAGCTTCAAGCAATGGGCATTCAAATTGATACCCTCACTGATGTTCAAGTTGAGTACATCAACTCCTGGACTTCTGGAACTTAGATAGTTCGCTAGGATGTTCTACCATCATCCGGTTTAACCTAATTCTGGAATAGATAGGGCGATCGGTCCATTCTATTCCAGAACTAAGCAAAAAGGGTTTATATCCTACTAAACCGCAGGTCAAAGACTGTTTAGATTTCAAGTTGTAGCACTTCAGAGAACTAATCGCGTCGAACGTCTCCAGACGCACAATTCATCATTAAACACCGTTCCAATAAATCAACTTGGTGATTTCGCCAAAATCGATAAGGATCTAGAACAAGTCGGTAGTGAGTACTAAAAACAGGCTGCTTAAGAAACTTCCAGAGAGGAAATCGCGTTAAATAGTACAGTGAAAACATAGTTAAGATTTCGTTTGGTATTAGGACAGGCAACAGCACCATCAGTGTTCCTGTAGGAGTCAAATTTATGAGCAAGCTAACTATGTGACAATTTCAGCCCTTTGATCAGTCGTGCGCTGAATTGTCACAGGATGGTCTGTCACCACCTACAATGCCAAAACCCTAAGAAATTACCCTTGTGAAGATTGCGGAATATTCACTAAGCATCTCTCCCCAATATCTGTATTTCTATGGAGGTATAGACAGTGACTAGTATTTCTAGCAGCACGCGATCTCGCTACCACAGTTCATACGAACTGCGCGAATCTTTACGCGAATCTTTAAAAAAGATCATTAACTAACTCGCTTTGACAGTGCTGAGAACTGAGTCTTTAGCCGTTGAAGGAACTAGTGTCCAGCCAGCTTTGAGCAATTTCTGAAAAGTTGCCCATCCTTTTGAACCACCCGGAACCACATAGTCAGGAACCAAAAACTGAGGGAAAGCAGTATAGGGACGCCAAGGTTCATTTGGCGCAGTTCGTAAATGCAAAATCTTAGCGCTGTTTGTTCCCATCGGGGATAACCAACACATCTCTTTCAGCATAGTTAATTCTCCATAGGGGCTTACTCTCCATCCTGACAAACTACTCAAGAGAATGTTTTACCCATAGAGGTAGTGTTGTGCCTCAAATACTCAAATACCTAAGTAGCAAGACCTTGCAAATGTTCACAGAAAATCTCAAAAAGGTATTGACACACATTCAGAAAATCGCTACGCTGATAAAGCGTTGAAAAAAGGTACAACACATCTGGAGTTAAATCTTCGCCTCTACACTGCATATAGTGGTAAGTGCACAAATATGTACTGAGGCGAGAAGACTTGAGAGTGCATTTTTAACGCGAGAACCTGGAAAATAGAATCGTTTGAAAGCCAATAACCAAAAGTAAAGGCTCGAAGTAAATTTGCAACAACAAGAGGTGAAAAACCTCTAACCGTTACAGATAGCAACTTGTTGTTATCTCTTTGCATAAAAAGAGTCAACAAACTTGTTCAGCGTTGATCTATTCAACATGGAGAGTTTGATCCTGGCTCAGGATGAACGCTGGCGGTATGCTTAACACATGCAAGTCGAACGGGGTACTTTCGGGTACCTAGTGGCGGACGGGTGAGTAACGCGTGAGAATCTGGCTATAGGTTCGGGACAACATTGGGAAACTGATGCTAATACCGGATGTGCCGAGAGGTGAAAGCTTAATGTGCCTATAGATGAGCTCGCGTCCGATTAGCTAGTAGGTGAGGTAAAAGCTCACCTAGGCCATGATCGGTAGCTGGTCTGAGAGGATGGCCAGCCACACTGGGACTGAGACACGGCCCAGACTCCTACGGGAGGCAGCAGTGGGGAATTTTCCGCAATGGGCGAAAGCCTGACGGAGCAATACCGCGTGAGGGAGGAAGGCTTTTGGGTCGTAAACCTCTTTTCTCTGGGAAGAAGTTCTGACGGTACCAGAGGAATCAGCATCGGCTAACTCCGTGCCAGCAGCCGCGGTAATACGGAGGATGCAAGCGTTATCCGGAATTATTGGGCGTAAAGCGTCCGCAGGTGGTTATTCAAGTCTGCTGTTAAAGCGTGGAGCTTAACTCCATATCGGCAGTGGAAACTGGATGACTAGAGTTCGGTAGGGGTAGCGGGAATTCCCAGTGTAGCGGTGAAATGCGTAGATATTGGGAAGAACACCAGCGGCGAAAGCGCGCTACTGGGCCGAGACTGACACTGAGGGACGAAAGCTAGGGGAGCGAAAGGGATTAGATACCCCTGTAGTCCTAGCTGTAAACGATGGGCACTAGGTGTTGCGCGTATCGACCCGTGCAGTGCCGTAGCTAACGCGTTAAGTGCCCCGCCTGGGGAGTACGCACGCAAGTGTGAAACTCAAAGGAATTGACGGGGGCCCGCACAAGCGGTGGAGTATGTGGTTTAATTCGATGCAACGCGAAGAACCTTACCAGGGCTTGACATGTGCAGAATCTCCTTGAAAAAGGAGAGTGCCTTCGGGAACTGCAACACAGGTGGTGCATGGCTGTCGTCAGCTCGTGTCGTGAGATGTTGGGTTAAGTCCCGCAACGAGCGCAACCCTCGTCCTTAGTTGCCAGCATTGAGTTGGGCACTCTGGGGAGACTGCCGGTGACAAACCGGAGGAAGGTGGGGATGACGTCAAGTCAGCATGCCCCTTACGTCCTGGGCTACACACGTACTACAATGCTGTGGACAAAGAGCTGCAAGTCGGCGACGACAAGCCAATCTCGGAAACCACGGCTCAGTTCAGATTGCAGGCTGCAACTCGCCTGCATGAAGGAGGAATCGCTAGTAATCGCAGGTCAGCATACTGCGGTGAATACGTTCCCGGGCCTTGTACACACCGCCCGTCACACCATGGGAGTTGGCCACGCCCGAAGTCGTTACTCCAACTGCTTGCAGAGGGGGACGCCGAAGGCAGGGCTGATGACTGGGGTGAAGTCGTAACAAGGTAGCCGTACCGGAAGGTGTGGCTGGATCACCTCCTTTTCAGGGAGACCTACCCGCTCTGCTTGTAAAGCGTGTTGTCAGTCTTGACACCCTCCTATCAGAGATGGTCACCCAAGGTCGGTCGAGTCCTTTTCACTTGGCTTTCAAACTAGTCTAGGGCATAGAAATGGGCTATTAGCTCAGGTGGTTAGAGCGCACCCCTGATAAGGGTGAGGTCCCTGGTTCGAGTCCAGGATGGCCCACTTCGGGGGTTTAGCTCAGTTGGTAGAGCGCCTGCTTTGCAAGCAGGATGTCAGCAGTTCGAGTCTGCTAACCTCCACTGGAGCGTAAGCTCTGAATGAAGTTGGATGATTCAGCACCTTCTTTAGAGATTCTAAGAAGACTGCTGGGTTAGTCCAGCGGGTACCTTGAAAACTGCATAGAGAAGAAGACAGGTAGGTGCAGTATCCATAGTGATACTGCAAGACAGACACCAATGAAAGTTTTAGTGGTCAAGCTAGAAAGGGCTCATGGTGGATACCTAGGCACACAGAGGCGATGAAGGACGCGGTTACCGGCGAAACGCCCCGGGGAGTTGGAAGCAAGCATTGATCCGGGGGTATCCGAATGGGGCAACCCTGAAGACGGTCAGTTGAATCCATAGACTGACACGAGCGAACGCAGCGAATTGAAACATCTTAGTAGCTGTAGGAAAAGAAAACAAACGTGATTCCCCTAGTAGCGGCGAGCGAAGCGGGAACAGCCTAAACCAGATGGCATGCCATCTGGGGTTGTGGGACAGCAAACAGGAATCTGGAGACTAGACGAAGCATTGGAATGATGCACCAGAGGAGGTGAAAGTCCTGTAGTCGAAAGTTGAAGGATACTAGCTGAATCCCGAGTAGCCCGGAGCACGTGAAATTCCGGGTGAATCTGCGAGGACCACCTCGTAAGGCTAAATACTCCTGTGTGACCGATAGTGAACCAGTACCGCGAGGGAACGGTGAAAAGAACCCCGGGAGGGGAGTGAAATAGAACATGAAACCATGAGCCTACAAGCAGTTAGAGCCCGATTAAACGGGTGATAGCGTGCCTGTTGAAGAATGAGCCGGCGACTTATAGACACTGGCAGGTTAAGCCGAAAATGGCGAAGCCAAAGCGAAAGCGAGTCTGAATAGGGCGATAGTCAGTGCTTATAGACCCGAACCCGGGTGATCTAACCATGTCCAGGATGAAGCTTGGGTAACACCAAGTGGAGGTCCGAACCGACCGATGTTGAAAAATCGGCGGATGAGGTGTGGTTAGGGGTGAAATGCCAATCGAACCCGGAGCTAGCTGGTTCTCCCCGAAATGTGTTGAGGCGCAGCGGTTGATGTTATAGCTGGGGGGTAAAGCACTGATTCGGTGCGGGCTGCGAGAGCGGTACCAAATCGAGTCAAACTCTGAATACCCAGTGCAGAGTCAGCCAGTGAGACGGTGGGGGATAAGCTTCATCGTCAAGAGGGAAACAGCCCAGACCACCAGCTAAGGTCCCCAAATCACGACTCAGTGATAAAGGAGGTGGGAGTGCATAGACAACCAGGAGGTTTGCCTAGAAGCAGCCATCCTTAAAAGAGTGCGTAATAGCTCACTGGTCAAGCGCTCCTGCGCCGAAAATGAACGGGGCTAAGTCGTGTACCGAAGCTGTGGGATAGGAAACTATCGGTAGGGGAGCGTTCTGCAGTAGGGAGAAGCATTAGCGAAAGCAGGTGTGGACGAAGCAGAAGTGAGAATGTCGGCTTGAGTAGCGCAAACATTGGTGAGAATCCAATGCCCTGAAATCCCAAGGGTTCCTCCGGAAGGCTCGTCCGCGGAGGGTTAGTCGGGACCTAAGGCGAGGTCGAAAGACGTAGTCGATGGACAACGGGTTAACATTCCCGTACTTAACTTGGATGGTGCAGAGGGACGGAGAAGGCTAGCACAGCCGGATGTTGGTTACCGGTTCAAGCGTTCGAGGCAATGAGGAGCGGCGAAAACGCTCTGAGCAGAGGCGTGAGTACGAGAGGATACGTCCTCGAAGTGTGTGAGGTCAGGCTTCCAAGAAAAGCTCTAAGCACCTTAATCTAAGTTGACCCGTACCCGAAACCGACACAGGTGGGATGGTTGAGAATACTAAAGGGCGCGAGATAACTCTCTCTAAGGAACTCGGCAAAATGGCCCCGTAACTTCGGGAGAAGGGGTGCCACCGAGAGGTGGTCGCAGTGAAGAGGCCCAAGCGACTGTTTACCAAAAACACAGGTCTCCGCAAAGTCGTAAGACGAGGTATGGGGGCTGACGCCTGCCCAGTGCCGGAAGGTTAAGGAAGCCGGTCAGCGTTAGTGAAGCTGGCGACCGAAGCCCCGGTGAACGGCGGCCGTAACTATAACGGTCCTAAGGTAGCGAAATTCCTTGTCGGGTAAGTTCCGACCCGCACGAAAGGCGTAACGATTTGGGCGCTGTCTCGGAGAGAGGCTCGGCGAAATAGGATTGTCTGTGAAGATACGGACTACCTGCACCTGGACAGAAAGACCCTATGAAGCTTTACTGTAGCCTGGAATTGGGTTCGGGCTTTGCTTGCGCAGAATAGGTGGGAGGCGTTGAACCATCTCTTGTGGGAGCTGGCGAGCCATCGGTGAGATACCACTCTGGTGAGGCTAGAATTCTAACCCGATGCCGTAACCCGGCTTGGGAACAGTTTCAGGCGGGCAGTTTGACTGGGGCGGTCGCCTCCTAAATGGTAACGGAGGCGCGCAAAGGTGCTCTCAGGCTGGTTGGAAATCAGCCGTAGAGTGTAAAGGCATAAGAGCGCTTGACTGCAAGAGAAACACCTCGAGCAGGGTGGAAACACGGCCTTAGTGATCCGACGGCGCTGCGTGGAAGGGCCGTCGCTAAACGGATAAAAGTTACTCTAGGGATAACAGGCTGATCTCCCCCAAGAGTTCACATCGACGGGGAGGTTTGGCACCTCGATGTCGGCTCATCGCAACCTGGGGCGGTAGTACGTCCCAAGGGTTGGGCTGTTCGCCCATTAAAGCGGTACGTGAGCTGGGTTCAGAACGTCGTGAGACAGTTCGGTCCATATCCGGTGCAGGCGTAGGAGCATTGAGAGGAGCCTTCCTTAGTACGAGAGGACCGGGAAGGACGCACCGCTGGTGTACCTGTTATCGTGCCAACGGTAGACGCAGGGTAGCTATGTGTGGAGCGGATAACCGCTGAAAGCATCTAAGTGGGAAGCCCACCTCAAGATGAGTGCTCCCATGGCTCTAAGCCAGTAAGGTCACGGGTAGACGACCCGTTGATAGGCGTTAGATGGAAGTGCAGTAATGCATGCAGTCGAGACGTACTAATAGACCGAGGGCTTGACCTCACTTCCTTATTCATTGGCTTAACCAGCTTCTTCCTCTATGCAGCTTTCATCCGGTGCTGCTAGTTCCCAGTTCCCTTTATCCACAACTTACACCCACATTCTTGGTCGCAATTGTTTAGTTCTCATATCTATCTCCTGGTGTCTATGGCGATGTGGCTCCACCCTGACCCTTCCCGAACTCAGGTGTGAAACGCATCTGCGGCAAAGATAGTTGGACGGCTGCGTCCCGCAAAAATAGCTCGATGCCAGGACCGTCTTGGATAAAGGCTCCCTTCTCTGATGAAGGGAGCCTTCGCATTGAAATCTACGAAAAGAGTTCGATCGCGTTATTGTGAGGAGATGCAATCGGAAAAGGATTTGTTTTGTTATGACTCGCGCAATCATGGAAACAGATAAAGGCACCATCCACTTAGAACTCTTTGATCAGGATGCGCCGAATACAGTTAAAAATTTTATTGACCTTTCTAAGAGCGGTTTTTATGATGGGCTTGCCTTTCACCGGGTGATTCCGAATTTTATGATTCAAGGGGGTTGCCCCAATACACGCCCGGGAGCAACAGGCAGACCTGGCACTGGCGGTCCTGGTTATCAAATTAAATGTGAGATCAATCCAAATAAGCATTTAGCTGGAACGCTCTCAATGGCGCACGCTGGGCGCAATACTGGAGGAAGCCAGTTTTTCATCTGCCATTCTCCCCAACCGCACCTGGATGGCGTGCATACACGACTTGGCAAGTTACCCAGAAAGGAAAAAGATAAG is a window of Leptolyngbyaceae cyanobacterium JSC-12 DNA encoding:
- a CDS encoding hypothetical protein (IMG reference gene:2510094059), whose protein sequence is MTPSTSLKASLATLAGVAIGALSITLTEPAQALGFTGSYAPSNFTLTNFNADGLVNTSGAPGSISLTGGNNGSGSLGFTGFLTTAAGNGLVSFNWNYSTQDTDAVFDPFGYVLDGEFFRLTNSRLTQQSGTISFDVALGETFGFGIFTTDNIFGRGSATISSFNAPDATPIPAPALLPGLIGLGLGVLRKRKTLGENPSFD
- a CDS encoding adenosylhomocysteinase (IMG reference gene:2510094060~PFAM: S-adenosyl-L-homocysteine hydrolase, NAD binding domain; S-adenosyl-L-homocysteine hydrolase~TIGRFAM: adenosylhomocysteinase) encodes the protein MTVTPVRPRELQYEVKDLALAPVGKQRIEWAGREMPVLRQIQDRFAQEKPLAGIRLVACCHVTTETAHLAIALKNAGADSILIASNPLSTQDDVAASLVVDYGIPVFAQKGEDNETYHRHVEIALDHHPNIIIDDGCDVVATLVKERQSQLADLIGTTEETTTGIVRLRAMFKDGVLTFPAMNVNDAETKHFFDNRYGTGQSTLDGIIRATNILLAGKTVVVAGYGWCGKGTAQRARGMGANVIVTEIDPVKAIEAVMDGFRVMPMAEAAPYGDIFITVTGNKHVIRGEHFAVMKDGAIVCNSGHFDIEIDLKALGAEAIEVKNVRNFTQQYKLKSGKSVIVLGEGRLINLAAAEGHPSAVMDMSFANQALAVEYLVKNKGNLAAGIHSIPAEVDGEIARLKLQAMGIQIDTLTDVQVEYINSWTSGT
- a CDS encoding hypothetical protein (IMG reference gene:2510094061); amino-acid sequence: MVLLPVLIPNEILTMFSLYYLTRFPLWKFLKQPVFSTHYRLVLDPYRFWRNHQVDLLERCLMMNCASGDVRRD
- a CDS encoding hypothetical protein (IMG reference gene:2510094062) gives rise to the protein MLKEMCWLSPMGTNSAKILHLRTAPNEPWRPYTAFPQFLVPDYVVPGGSKGWATFQKLLKAGWTLVPSTAKDSVLSTVKAS
- a CDS encoding peptidyl-prolyl cis-trans isomerase (rotamase) - cyclophilin family (IMG reference gene:2510094068~PFAM: Cyclophilin type peptidyl-prolyl cis-trans isomerase/CLD); translation: MTRAIMETDKGTIHLELFDQDAPNTVKNFIDLSKSGFYDGLAFHRVIPNFMIQGGCPNTRPGATGRPGTGGPGYQIKCEINPNKHLAGTLSMAHAGRNTGGSQFFICHSPQPHLDGVHTRLGKLPRKEKDKQKM